The genome window TTCCCCGTCCGCGCCCGGGAGGCGAGGCGAGTACGAGAAGAGCGCGCCGTGCGGGCGTGCCATCTTTGGCGATTTCGGGGGCGGCGCGCCTCCTGAAGAGGCGCTCGAGACCCGAAACCGCCAAAGGTGGCTCCCTCGGGGAGCGCCTCGAGAAAATCGGCGCGGGGCGCTCACGAGGATGGAGCGAGTGAGGGTGGCGGAAGCGGGCGCGGGCCCGGTAGGTCGAATCGGGAACGGGAACGGGAACGGGAACCCGGCTTCGCCTCTGGCTTCCGGCTTCGCTTTCAGCTTCGCCGTGACATGCCGCCGTGGCAAGCGGGGACGGGAGCGAGGCGCTGGCGGGGCCCCAAGACCCTAGATCCCAGATCCTAGATCCTGCCGCTGTCTCCTGTCCGAGAGCGCACCGCCACGCCCCCCAGGCAGCAGGCGAGCACGGTCATCTCGGTGAGCTCCGGCAGCGGCGCTCCCTCGCGATCGGCAACCAGGAGCCCGAGGACCATGGCGCCGGCCGCCAGCGGGATCACCGCGGTTGCGGCCGGCAGCCGGTCGACGCCGAGGACCCGGGCGAGCTGCGCCGCCCCTCCGGCACCCGGATCGATGCCCATCATCGGCTCGCCGCTGCGGACCGCTCCCTCGAGCAGCGCGAGGCCCCGCGGCAGCGCAGTCGAGCCGCGGCTCAGCGGGTACCCGTAGCCGGCCCGGCAGCGGATCGCCGTCTCCTCGACCATCAGCACGGCCCCGCGCCGGAGCTGGGACGACGCCAGCTGCAGCAGCGACCCGATGGCCCGCTCCGGGTCGCCGTTCTCGAGCAGCGTGTCCACCAGCTCGTAGACGGTCCGGGGCCGGCGCGCCGAGGCCAGCAGCTGGCGGGTCCCCATCTCCCGGTCGAGCACAGTCGCGAGGTCGGCAGCGAAGCGGTCGAGGGGCGGGCCCGAGCGGCTCTCGGGAGCCGGCATCAGGAACGACACGCCGGCCTCGATCAGCCGATGCACCCAGGCGCGATCGCGGACTCGTCCGACCCACACCACCGGGACCGGCGGCGTCGCCTCCCTGGCGAGCCGGACGGTCCGGATCCACTCCGTCTCCTCGTCGACTCTGCCGAGCGGCTCCTCCTGGTGGAGGATCACCGCGTCGGCGCCGTCGATCGAGCGGCTGCCGGGCCCGCCGCGGACGCTGAGCTCCCAGCCGCGGCGCCGCCATTCGCTCGCGAGCGTCCCCCGCCAGATCCGAGGGTCCTTCGAGATCACCACCACCTCGGTGAGCAGCAGCTCGCCCGGAGCGGTCGCCTGGAGGTCGGTCAGGAGCTCGTCGAGCGGGTCATGGGCAGGCTGCGCGGGCAGCACGTGGATGTCGGCCACGGGCGCGGGTCGCGACAGCTCCATCACCTCGCCCGCCAACAGCCGGGCGACGTCGACGTCACCGGTGAGCGACGCATCCCAGGACCTCTCGGTCGCCTCGGCAGCGTCGGCCAGCGCGGCGAGCGTCAGCGCCTCGCCGACGATCGGACGCACCTCGCGCGGCTCGAAGCGGAAGCTGCCGCTGGCGGCGCGGAGGATCCGGCCGACCTGCCGCATCTCGTCCGCCCCCGGCGCCGCCACCATTCCCTTCACGGTCTCGAGTCGAACGACGCCGGCCTCGCACGAGATCTCGAGGACGCCGCTCGGGGCGGTCGCCGCCAGCAGGCGCAGCAGGGGCGACGGCGCCAGGTGAGCGAAGCTCCCCGACAGGACCCGCTTCACGAGCCGACCCCCGTGGCCGGCGTCGTCGGCAGCTCGACCGTGATGCTGCTGAGCTCACCCGCGCGCAGCACCAGCTGCAGGTCCTCGACCACCCGGTCCCCGGCCACCACGACCAGTCGCCAGCGGCCGGGCAGCAGCGCGTCGAACCGTCCCTCGGGTGCCAGCACCGCGCGGTGGGTGTCGCCGTCGCCGCCCGACAGGACCGCGACCGCCGTGGCCGCGCCGCCGTTGGGAACCACCCGGCACACCAGCCCGGCACCGACGTTCGGCCGCACCGGGCGGCCGCCCCGCCGCGGCAGAGCACCGATCCGGTCGCCGCCGCGCGCCAGGACCCGCACTGCGGGGGAATCGGCAACCGTGTCCGCGAATGCCACATGGCCGGTGGTGATCGTCCACAGGCCGAGCGTCGGGTCGGTGTGCACCCAGCCCGCCCCGGGCAACCGGCAGGCGACCCAACGGTGTGGAATCGCACCGTCGTCGGTGACCAGCAGCCCGCTCACCGTGACCGCCTCGAAGCCCGCGGCCAGCAGCAGCGCGGCCGTCGCGTTCGCGACACCCGAGCAACGCCCACGCCCGCGCCCGAGCACGCTGGCCGCGTCCTGGGGCTGCTCGTCGCCGGCATCGACCGACAGGTGCGCAGCGGACCACTCGAGGACCCGCGTCGCCGCCTCCCACGCCTCGAGGTCAGGGCGCAGGCTCCGGCGCAGCGCTGGCGGCAGCTCGAAGCCCTCGGGCGGTCGCCCACCCGCCAGAGTGGGCAGGCCGGCGTAGGCTCCCGAGGAGCCGATCGGGCCGAGGATCACCGCCACCTGGACCTCGACCGCGCCGTCGGCCGCCGGCGCGACTGTCTGCACGTACCCGTTGGCGGTCACGCTCACCGGCGGGACCGCCGCGCTCACCAGGTAGCTCGCTTCGTGGCTGGCCGCGGCCGCTGTCCACGACAGACAGAGCGCGACCATCGCGGCCCTCATCCGGTGCCGACCTTCCGCTTCAGGAAGCCGTCAAGCACGCCGTTGACGAACCGCGGCGACTCCTCGGCGCCGTACTTCTTCGCGATCTCGATCGCCTCGTCGATGACGACGGCGTGGGGGGTCGCGGACTGGAACAGCAGCTCGTACATGGCGAGCCGGATGATGTTCCGATCCACGGCGGCCAGCCGGTCGAGGCGCCAGTGCGCGGTCTGCTGCTCGAGCTCGCCGTCGATCTCCGCGAGGTGCTCGAGCGTCCCCCGCAGCAGGGCATCGGCGAACTCGCGCACCGCATCGGTGGCACCTCGCCACTCGTCGAAGTCCGCCTGCATCTGTTCGAGCTCGCCGTGGGTGAGCTCGTACTGGTACAGCAGCTGGAGAGCCAGCTCGCGGGCCCGTCGGCGGGAGCCCACCTACTCCCCCCGGTCGAGCTCTCGGTACAGCCGGGCCATCTCGATCGCGGCGAGAGCCGCCTCCCAGCCCTTGTTCCCCATCTTGGTCCCCGCCCGCTCGACCGCCTGCTCGAGGGTGTCGGCGGTGATGACGCCGAAGGTCACCGGAACCCCGGAGGCCATCCCGGTCTGGGCGATCCCCTTGGCGACCTCGGCGGTGATCACATCGAAGTGCGGCGTGCCCCCGCGGACCAGCGCCCCGACGCAGACAACGGCGTCGAACCGGCCGGTCGTCGCGAGCTTGCCGGCCATCATCGGGATCTCCCAGGCGCCCGGCACCCGGAAGATGGTGATGGCCTCG of Thermoanaerobaculales bacterium contains these proteins:
- the nusB gene encoding transcription antitermination factor NusB, whose amino-acid sequence is MGSRRRARELALQLLYQYELTHGELEQMQADFDEWRGATDAVREFADALLRGTLEHLAEIDGELEQQTAHWRLDRLAAVDRNIIRLAMYELLFQSATPHAVVIDEAIEIAKKYGAEESPRFVNGVLDGFLKRKVGTG
- the ribH gene encoding 6,7-dimethyl-8-ribityllumazine synthase encodes the protein MRVIEGKLEAGDLRFALVVSRFNEALTARLEAGAVDCLVRHGADREAITIFRVPGAWEIPMMAGKLATTGRFDAVVCVGALVRGGTPHFDVITAEVAKGIAQTGMASGVPVTFGVITADTLEQAVERAGTKMGNKGWEAALAAIEMARLYRELDRGE
- a CDS encoding transglutaminase-like domain-containing protein — encoded protein: MVALCLSWTAAAASHEASYLVSAAVPPVSVTANGYVQTVAPAADGAVEVQVAVILGPIGSSGAYAGLPTLAGGRPPEGFELPPALRRSLRPDLEAWEAATRVLEWSAAHLSVDAGDEQPQDAASVLGRGRGRCSGVANATAALLLAAGFEAVTVSGLLVTDDGAIPHRWVACRLPGAGWVHTDPTLGLWTITTGHVAFADTVADSPAVRVLARGGDRIGALPRRGGRPVRPNVGAGLVCRVVPNGGAATAVAVLSGGDGDTHRAVLAPEGRFDALLPGRWRLVVVAGDRVVEDLQLVLRAGELSSITVELPTTPATGVGS